A genome region from Micromonospora peucetia includes the following:
- a CDS encoding AAA family ATPase, translating into MLIRFGASNYRSIAAGVELSLVAVDHDREAAREQPHLGESLLTLAAVYGPNASGKSNVVGALAWLRDAVKDSIRFWEDDIPLEPFAFGTGPTEPSEFVIETTVGGVRFEYVLEIGTGQVLYEGLFHYPEKKRRRIFEREGSNLKLQRGLGALSGTRELLTERTLALSVARRFDEPLVSEFANDLLRIQVLGQVPRRTLFPNWRAMQRFFGTADTTHWFDGQDNDQHSLSPREEGKWPTLSRREQALALLRLADLGIQDVVIDEQEIPFSSSGETRTQRRLRLVHRSGGNSAPLDFSAESEGTKTWFGLIGPVLTALRSGSIVILDEFDAGLHPTLSAELLRVFQSRVTNPYGAQLIFTSHDTSLLNHLNRDEVWLTEKRLDGSTRLGALAEFAGERVRKSQNLENAYLHGRFGALPQVDQTEFLRALGLIG; encoded by the coding sequence GTGCTGATCAGGTTCGGGGCCAGCAACTACCGCTCGATCGCCGCAGGGGTCGAGCTGTCGCTGGTGGCTGTGGACCACGATCGGGAGGCAGCCCGGGAGCAGCCCCACCTTGGGGAGAGCCTCCTGACGCTGGCTGCGGTCTACGGGCCGAATGCGTCCGGCAAGTCGAACGTCGTCGGCGCGCTCGCCTGGCTGCGCGACGCGGTGAAGGACTCGATTCGCTTCTGGGAGGACGACATTCCGCTGGAGCCCTTCGCCTTCGGGACAGGGCCGACCGAGCCGAGCGAGTTCGTCATCGAAACTACGGTCGGCGGCGTGCGCTTCGAGTACGTCCTGGAGATCGGCACCGGCCAGGTCCTGTATGAGGGCCTCTTCCATTATCCGGAGAAGAAGCGCCGCAGGATCTTCGAGCGCGAAGGCTCCAACTTGAAGCTCCAGCGCGGCCTCGGAGCATTGTCTGGCACCCGTGAACTCCTCACCGAGCGGACGCTGGCGCTGTCTGTCGCACGACGCTTCGATGAGCCACTTGTTTCGGAGTTCGCCAACGATCTGTTGCGCATTCAGGTGCTCGGCCAAGTGCCGCGACGAACACTCTTCCCCAATTGGCGAGCGATGCAGCGCTTCTTCGGCACGGCGGACACGACCCACTGGTTCGATGGCCAGGACAACGATCAGCACTCGCTTTCCCCCCGGGAGGAGGGAAAGTGGCCCACCTTGAGCAGGCGTGAACAGGCGCTGGCGCTACTACGCCTTGCCGACCTCGGCATCCAAGATGTCGTCATCGACGAGCAGGAGATTCCCTTTTCCAGCTCCGGCGAGACCCGAACCCAACGTCGGCTACGTCTTGTCCATCGGTCCGGCGGTAACTCCGCACCGCTCGATTTTTCGGCCGAGTCAGAGGGAACGAAGACGTGGTTCGGGTTGATCGGCCCGGTGCTGACGGCGCTGCGATCCGGGTCGATCGTCATTCTCGACGAGTTTGACGCCGGCCTGCACCCGACGCTGTCCGCGGAGCTGCTACGAGTCTTCCAGAGTCGGGTCACGAATCCGTACGGAGCACAGCTCATCTTCACCTCCCACGACACCAGCCTGCTCAACCATCTGAACCGGGACGAGGTCTGGCTCACCGAGAAACGGCTCGACGGCTCCACCCGGCTCGGCGCGCTCGCCGAATTCGCCGGCGAGCGGGTACGCAAGTCACAGAACCTGGAGAATGCCTATCTGCATGGTCGATTCGGCGCACTTCCCCAGGTTGATCAGACGGAGTTCCTACGAGCGCTCGGGTTGATCGGCTGA
- a CDS encoding alpha/beta hydrolase family protein, giving the protein METSVGEQRLPAILNLPAGPPRGALAVLHGSHHDTRRYFLYEHLGRLLPPAGIAVLRYDRRPRVNARDVPLTDQADDAAAALDVLRGQVGDVPVGLWGFSQGAWAAALTAIRHPVDFLVLVGCSGVSPARQMRYGTAEQLRRHGYGDADLAELDRLRGVAEAYLRGQLSRSVAQAELDAAVERPWLPLAFLPREVAEPGAWVDMDFDPEPVFAALSCPVLLCYGETDAWTPIEESLTVWHRAARVAELTIVRLAGCDHAPTVNDVEDLAAISPHYEHVLLSWLDRHLPAVSRLPRAV; this is encoded by the coding sequence ATGGAGACGAGCGTGGGCGAGCAGCGACTGCCCGCCATCCTGAACCTGCCGGCGGGGCCGCCCCGGGGAGCTCTCGCCGTGCTGCACGGCTCCCACCATGACACGCGGCGGTACTTCCTCTACGAGCACCTGGGCCGGCTGCTGCCGCCGGCCGGCATCGCGGTCCTGCGCTACGACCGGCGTCCCCGGGTCAACGCCCGCGACGTGCCGCTGACCGACCAGGCCGACGACGCGGCGGCAGCCCTGGACGTGCTGCGCGGGCAGGTCGGCGACGTCCCCGTCGGGCTGTGGGGATTCAGCCAGGGAGCCTGGGCTGCGGCGCTGACCGCCATCCGACACCCGGTCGACTTCCTCGTGCTCGTCGGATGCAGCGGGGTCAGCCCCGCCCGGCAGATGCGGTACGGCACCGCCGAGCAACTTCGCCGCCACGGGTACGGCGACGCCGACCTCGCCGAGCTGGACCGACTGCGGGGAGTCGCAGAGGCGTACCTGCGGGGCCAACTGTCCCGCTCTGTCGCTCAGGCGGAGCTGGACGCGGCCGTCGAGCGGCCCTGGCTTCCGTTGGCGTTCCTGCCGCGCGAGGTGGCAGAGCCCGGTGCCTGGGTCGACATGGACTTCGATCCGGAGCCGGTCTTCGCGGCGCTGTCCTGCCCGGTACTGCTCTGCTACGGCGAAACCGACGCCTGGACGCCGATCGAGGAGAGTCTGACGGTGTGGCACCGGGCCGCCCGCGTGGCGGAGCTGACCATCGTCCGGCTCGCCGGCTGCGACCACGCGCCCACCGTCAACGATGTCGAGGACCTGGCCGCGATCAGCCCACACTACGAGCATGTCCTGCTCTCCTGGCTGGACCGGCACCTTCCCGCAGTCAGCAGGCTGCCGCGAGCTGTCTGA
- a CDS encoding dihydrofolate reductase family protein → MGLIHIELFTTLDLVGQAPGGPEEDPAGFPFGGWQAPLLDEVAGAQVGAAYEGTDALLLGRRTYDIFAAYWPYQEGGEDNEIATLFNSVPKYVASRGRPDLSWAGSTQLGPDLADAVREIRDRHEHVKVVGSLNLVQTLLREKLFDRLDLWVHPIVLGVGKKVFDGGAVPTNVTLLEPPVASPKGTVYLRYGLADGTPGTGDMSAPDRGAGRDD, encoded by the coding sequence ATGGGCCTCATCCACATCGAGCTGTTTACCACCCTCGACCTCGTCGGGCAGGCACCCGGCGGCCCCGAGGAGGACCCGGCGGGGTTCCCGTTCGGCGGCTGGCAGGCGCCCCTGCTGGACGAGGTCGCCGGGGCGCAGGTCGGTGCCGCGTACGAGGGCACGGACGCCCTCCTGCTCGGCCGGCGGACGTATGACATCTTTGCCGCCTACTGGCCGTACCAGGAGGGCGGCGAGGACAACGAGATCGCCACGCTCTTCAACAGCGTCCCGAAGTACGTGGCCTCTCGCGGCAGACCCGACCTCTCGTGGGCCGGGTCCACGCAGCTCGGCCCGGATCTGGCCGACGCGGTGCGCGAAATCCGTGACAGGCACGAGCACGTCAAGGTCGTCGGGAGCCTGAACCTGGTGCAGACCCTCCTGCGCGAGAAACTCTTCGACCGTCTCGACCTCTGGGTGCACCCGATCGTGCTCGGCGTCGGAAAGAAGGTGTTCGACGGTGGCGCGGTGCCCACGAACGTCACGCTCCTCGAGCCGCCGGTAGCCAGTCCGAAGGGCACCGTGTACCTGCGCTACGGGCTCGCCGATGGCACGCCCGGGACGGGAGACATGAGCGCACCCGATCGCGGTGCCGGACGCGACGACTGA
- a CDS encoding class I SAM-dependent methyltransferase, whose product MDSTGWLAETRDSYDTVAADYVELVRDLLADAPHERAALALFAELVRAAGGGPVADVGCGPGRITAHLHGHGIDAFGIDLSPVMIEIARREHPHLRFEVGSMTNLALADASVAGVVAWYSLIHVPDDEVSSVFAHFRRVLRPGGPLLLSFHVGDESQLKTQGYGGHPMKVHVHRRRPARMAAWLRAAGFTVEAETVVSSPESKLGGILFARWHP is encoded by the coding sequence GTGGACAGTACGGGCTGGCTGGCGGAAACCAGGGATTCCTACGACACCGTTGCTGCCGACTATGTGGAGCTGGTGCGCGACCTCCTGGCCGACGCGCCCCACGAACGAGCGGCCCTGGCGCTCTTCGCCGAGCTGGTGCGGGCCGCCGGTGGAGGACCGGTCGCCGACGTCGGCTGCGGACCCGGACGCATTACCGCCCATCTGCATGGACACGGCATCGACGCCTTCGGAATCGATCTCTCCCCGGTGATGATCGAGATAGCTCGCCGAGAGCATCCCCACCTGCGGTTCGAGGTGGGCTCCATGACCAACCTCGCGCTCGCTGACGCCTCGGTCGCGGGCGTGGTCGCCTGGTACTCGCTCATCCACGTTCCGGACGACGAGGTGAGCTCGGTCTTCGCGCACTTCCGGCGGGTACTGCGCCCCGGTGGCCCGCTGCTGCTCAGCTTCCACGTCGGCGACGAGTCGCAGCTGAAGACCCAGGGCTACGGTGGCCACCCCATGAAGGTCCACGTCCACCGCCGCCGGCCCGCCCGCATGGCGGCCTGGCTGCGCGCGGCCGGGTTCACCGTCGAAGCAGAGACGGTCGTGAGCTCGCCGGAGAGCAAGCTCGGCGGAATCCTCTTCGCCCGCTGGCACCCCTAG
- a CDS encoding DUF397 domain-containing protein, whose translation MDDLTAAQWRKSTRSSSNGGACVEVADNLPGVVAVRDSKDPAGPALTFAPEAWRAFVAEVAERA comes from the coding sequence ATGGATGACCTGACCGCCGCCCAGTGGCGCAAGAGCACCCGCAGCAGCTCGAACGGTGGCGCGTGCGTCGAGGTCGCCGACAACCTTCCTGGCGTCGTCGCCGTACGCGACTCGAAGGACCCGGCCGGGCCGGCGCTCACCTTCGCGCCCGAGGCGTGGCGCGCGTTCGTCGCTGAGGTGGCCGAGCGGGCCTGA
- a CDS encoding helix-turn-helix domain-containing protein, producing the protein MNRAVQVAMAKAGQTAESLAAQVGVDPKTAARWVSQGRIPQTRHRAQVAEILNKDIEELWPDALKRREPAWFRPWTEIEREASGLRWFESAVLPGLLQTEEYARAVLKSGPLMADAEAYVDARLRRQAAVLERPRPPLLVFVIDEAALRRGDPEVMQPQLDHLIELARRPNVLVHVLPLNAGLHPGQAGPFIIASTPDGEVGYLDDQAAGRLTNDVAPLWAVWDTVRSVALPRDQTIDLLRARSWMT; encoded by the coding sequence ATGAACCGGGCGGTACAGGTAGCGATGGCGAAGGCCGGTCAGACTGCGGAGAGCCTTGCAGCTCAAGTCGGTGTCGATCCGAAGACAGCAGCGCGGTGGGTGAGCCAGGGACGAATCCCGCAGACTCGACACCGTGCCCAGGTCGCCGAGATTCTCAACAAGGACATAGAGGAACTCTGGCCGGACGCGCTGAAGCGTCGCGAGCCCGCCTGGTTCAGACCGTGGACGGAGATTGAGCGCGAGGCATCAGGGCTGCGGTGGTTCGAGTCGGCTGTTCTTCCTGGCCTTCTTCAAACCGAGGAATACGCTCGTGCCGTCCTCAAAAGTGGGCCGCTGATGGCTGACGCGGAAGCCTATGTCGACGCCCGGCTACGCCGCCAAGCCGCCGTGCTCGAACGCCCGCGGCCTCCCCTCCTGGTCTTCGTGATCGACGAGGCTGCACTCCGGCGGGGAGATCCCGAGGTCATGCAACCGCAGCTCGATCACCTGATCGAGCTTGCCCGCCGTCCGAACGTCCTGGTTCATGTGCTTCCCCTCAACGCTGGGCTGCATCCCGGTCAAGCCGGACCGTTCATCATCGCCAGCACGCCGGACGGCGAGGTCGGCTACCTGGACGACCAAGCCGCAGGCCGCCTGACGAATGACGTTGCTCCGCTCTGGGCGGTCTGGGATACCGTGAGGTCGGTCGCGCTGCCGCGAGACCAAACCATCGACCTGTTGAGAGCGCGATCATGGATGACCTGA
- a CDS encoding flavin reductase, giving the protein MTRSRVHLPSRPTWRCQGCGIAWPCSAAKLRLLGEYRENRPALLVYLATLQAEAAEQLAELDCGTPPDRLAERFLHWATPRGQPYLSGPVEPEVR; this is encoded by the coding sequence ATGACCCGCAGCCGCGTCCACCTGCCCTCCCGCCCCACCTGGCGTTGCCAGGGGTGCGGGATTGCCTGGCCCTGTTCAGCGGCGAAGCTCCGCCTTCTTGGCGAGTATCGCGAGAACCGACCCGCCCTGCTGGTCTACCTGGCGACGCTTCAGGCCGAGGCCGCCGAGCAGCTCGCCGAGCTGGACTGCGGGACGCCACCCGACCGCCTGGCCGAGCGTTTCCTGCACTGGGCGACACCCCGGGGACAGCCCTACCTCAGCGGCCCCGTCGAGCCCGAGGTGCGCTGA
- a CDS encoding GAP family protein codes for MSVGLLLSLAGLALVDSTSIGTLFIPVWLLLAPGTVNARRIFVYLGTIAVFYFAVGLVLALGGSRLADVLGGAMDNRPVLWAQLALGVGLFVLSFRYDGKRTGKSGGVLRWRDRVTAGDSSARWLIGLALLAALAEVATMLPYLGAVGLLTTSGIGVAEMVGLLAGYCLVMVLPAVVLLAARVAWPRLVEPVLARLNAWIMRKSGGMLGWILGIAGFLLARDAAFRLELFG; via the coding sequence ATGAGCGTCGGACTGCTGCTGTCGCTCGCCGGTTTGGCTCTGGTCGACAGCACCAGCATCGGCACGCTCTTCATCCCGGTCTGGCTGCTGCTCGCACCCGGGACGGTCAATGCCCGCCGGATCTTCGTCTATCTCGGCACGATCGCCGTCTTCTACTTCGCTGTCGGGCTTGTGCTGGCCCTCGGCGGCAGCCGGCTGGCCGACGTCCTCGGCGGGGCGATGGACAACCGGCCGGTGCTCTGGGCGCAGCTCGCCCTCGGGGTCGGGCTGTTCGTGCTCAGCTTCCGCTACGACGGCAAGCGAACCGGAAAGTCCGGCGGCGTGCTGCGCTGGCGGGACCGGGTCACCGCCGGCGACTCCTCGGCGCGCTGGCTCATCGGGCTGGCACTGCTCGCCGCGCTCGCGGAGGTGGCGACGATGCTGCCGTACCTCGGCGCGGTCGGCCTGCTGACCACCTCGGGGATCGGCGTGGCCGAGATGGTGGGACTGCTCGCCGGCTACTGCCTGGTCATGGTGCTGCCGGCGGTGGTGCTGCTGGCGGCGCGGGTGGCCTGGCCGAGGCTGGTCGAGCCGGTGCTGGCCCGGCTCAACGCCTGGATCATGCGGAAGTCCGGCGGCATGCTCGGCTGGATTCTCGGCATCGCCGGCTTCCTGCTGGCCCGCGACGCCGCGTTCCGGCTGGAGCTGTTCGGCTAG
- a CDS encoding GNAT family N-acetyltransferase yields the protein MSWLPDDFVHPVYVPVPSTALHLRPIREADTALDYPAVMGSRERLWEIFGPAWAWPKETMTYEEDRIDLLRHEKEIAAHQSFNYALLDEEETAILGCVYIDPPERTGSDGEVSWWVVDDLVGGEAERALDALVPQWIAADWPFQQPRHLGRDITWQDWLALPRAS from the coding sequence ATGAGTTGGCTGCCTGACGACTTCGTTCACCCCGTCTACGTGCCCGTGCCCAGCACCGCGCTTCACCTGCGGCCGATCCGGGAGGCGGACACCGCACTCGACTACCCCGCCGTGATGGGCTCCCGAGAGCGCTTGTGGGAGATTTTCGGCCCGGCCTGGGCTTGGCCCAAGGAGACGATGACCTATGAAGAGGACCGCATCGACCTGCTGCGGCACGAGAAGGAGATAGCCGCGCACCAGTCGTTCAACTACGCGCTGCTGGACGAGGAGGAGACGGCGATCCTCGGCTGCGTCTACATCGACCCGCCCGAGCGCACCGGCTCCGACGGCGAGGTCTCCTGGTGGGTGGTGGACGACCTGGTCGGCGGCGAGGCGGAGCGCGCGCTCGACGCGCTGGTGCCGCAGTGGATCGCCGCCGACTGGCCCTTCCAGCAGCCCCGTCATCTGGGCCGTGACATCACCTGGCAGGACTGGCTCGCGCTGCCGCGCGCCTCGTGA
- the fdhD gene encoding formate dehydrogenase accessory sulfurtransferase FdhD — MGRATDRRGVLRIDLDATATGRTSVRRQDSLAVEEPLEIRVGSAGPGRRRPLAVTMRTPGDDLDLAIGFLLTEGLIRSADDVHTAQLCAGAETPNTYNVVDVVLAPGVPEPATDAARNFYTTSSCGVCGKASIDAVRTRSVFAVGDDPLTVPAAVLTALPDRLRAAQRGFDRTGGLHAAGLFTADGDLVVLREDVGRHNAVDKVVGWAVRERRLPLAGHVLLVSGRASFELAQKAWMAGVPLLAAVSAPSTLAVELAEEAGLTLVGFLRGNTMNVYARPERITT; from the coding sequence ATGGGACGGGCGACTGACCGACGCGGCGTGCTCCGCATCGACCTCGACGCGACGGCCACCGGCCGCACCTCGGTACGCCGGCAGGACAGCCTCGCCGTGGAGGAGCCACTGGAGATCCGGGTCGGTTCGGCCGGTCCCGGCCGGCGGCGGCCCCTCGCGGTGACCATGCGTACGCCGGGTGACGATCTCGACCTGGCGATCGGCTTCCTGCTGACCGAGGGGCTGATCCGCTCCGCCGACGACGTGCACACCGCGCAGCTCTGCGCCGGCGCGGAGACGCCCAACACGTACAACGTGGTGGACGTGGTGCTGGCGCCCGGCGTGCCCGAACCCGCCACCGACGCGGCCCGGAACTTCTACACCACCAGCTCATGCGGGGTGTGCGGCAAGGCGAGCATCGACGCGGTGCGTACCCGATCGGTCTTCGCGGTGGGCGACGACCCACTGACCGTGCCGGCGGCGGTCCTGACCGCGCTGCCGGACCGGCTACGCGCGGCGCAGCGCGGCTTCGACCGTACGGGCGGCCTGCACGCGGCGGGCCTGTTCACCGCCGACGGCGACCTCGTGGTGCTGCGCGAGGACGTCGGCCGGCACAACGCCGTAGACAAGGTCGTCGGCTGGGCGGTCCGCGAGCGGCGGCTGCCGCTGGCCGGGCACGTCCTGCTGGTCTCCGGGCGGGCGAGCTTCGAGCTGGCCCAGAAGGCGTGGATGGCGGGGGTGCCGCTGCTCGCGGCGGTCTCCGCGCCGAGCACCCTGGCGGTGGAACTGGCCGAGGAAGCCGGGCTGACCCTGGTCGGCTTCCTACGCGGCAACACGATGAACGTCTACGCCCGTCCCGAACGGATCACCACCTGA
- a CDS encoding response regulator transcription factor, with product MTVTVAVVDDRSLTFRGVVEALERAHGVTVAGVFSSVESVAGLRDVPTVVVTGHCYPELDTDPPWPEGLAFVVLGTCREPSRVRAAMSAGALAYLDRDVDEATLLAAVHAAGRGDLYLAGSARIALLAEATAEVSDGAPPALTTREREVLWLVAEGLTHQQIARRLCLSKSTVDTYTHRLRQKTGAVNKAGLTRVAMTFGLEPAA from the coding sequence ATGACCGTTACGGTCGCTGTTGTGGACGACAGGTCGCTGACCTTTCGTGGAGTCGTCGAGGCCCTCGAACGAGCCCACGGGGTAACCGTGGCCGGCGTGTTCTCCTCGGTGGAGTCGGTCGCCGGGTTGAGGGACGTGCCCACGGTCGTCGTCACGGGTCACTGCTACCCGGAGTTGGACACCGACCCGCCGTGGCCCGAGGGGCTGGCCTTCGTCGTCCTGGGAACGTGCCGTGAGCCGTCGCGGGTGCGTGCCGCGATGAGCGCGGGCGCGCTCGCCTACTTGGACCGGGACGTCGACGAGGCCACGTTGCTGGCGGCGGTGCACGCCGCCGGCCGGGGTGACCTCTACCTCGCGGGCTCCGCGCGGATCGCGCTGCTGGCCGAAGCCACCGCCGAGGTCAGCGACGGCGCCCCGCCCGCGCTGACCACCCGGGAGCGGGAGGTGCTGTGGCTCGTCGCGGAGGGCCTCACCCACCAGCAGATCGCCCGTCGGCTCTGTCTGTCCAAATCCACGGTCGACACCTACACCCACCGGCTGCGACAGAAGACGGGCGCGGTGAACAAGGCTGGGCTGACCCGGGTCGCGATGACATTCGGACTTGAGCCTGCCGCCTAG
- the mobA gene encoding molybdenum cofactor guanylyltransferase, with translation MYAYAYAALVLAGGSARRMGGVDKPARTVGGLPMRDRVLTAVADADPRILVGPPGPVPAGVRVTREDPPGGGPVAAAAAGLALVDANTPVVALLAADLPLLTRVAVGGLLDRLDADHDGACYVDDDGRRQTLCGVWRVAPLRAALDRLAADRGGPAEPVPPSRASRPADGSGSHSHPTAPFAGMPIRALLAGLRVCEVPWSGAGPPPWFDCDTDEDVRRAEEWTR, from the coding sequence ATGTACGCATACGCATACGCGGCGTTGGTTCTGGCGGGCGGGTCCGCGCGCCGGATGGGGGGCGTGGACAAGCCCGCCCGGACGGTCGGCGGCCTGCCGATGCGGGACCGGGTGCTGACCGCGGTCGCCGACGCCGACCCGCGCATCCTGGTCGGCCCGCCCGGTCCGGTGCCCGCCGGAGTGCGGGTGACCCGGGAGGATCCGCCCGGCGGCGGTCCGGTCGCCGCCGCCGCAGCCGGGCTGGCCCTGGTCGATGCCAATACGCCGGTGGTCGCCCTGCTGGCCGCAGACCTGCCCCTGCTCACCCGGGTGGCCGTCGGCGGGCTGCTCGACCGGCTCGACGCGGATCACGACGGCGCCTGCTACGTCGACGACGACGGGCGGCGGCAGACGCTCTGCGGGGTGTGGCGGGTCGCCCCGCTGCGGGCCGCCCTGGACCGCCTCGCCGCCGATCGTGGCGGCCCTGCCGAGCCGGTACCGCCGAGCCGGGCGTCCCGCCCAGCCGACGGGAGCGGATCACACTCGCACCCCACCGCTCCGTTCGCCGGGATGCCGATCCGGGCCCTGCTCGCCGGGCTGCGGGTGTGCGAGGTGCCGTGGTCCGGTGCCGGGCCGCCGCCCTGGTTCGACTGCGACACTGACGAGGACGTACGCCGGGCAGAGGAGTGGACGCGATGA
- a CDS encoding DUF6457 domain-containing protein encodes MTVLDDWVTAACAELDLDPAQVPVPAVLDLARDVAHQVLRPGAPVTAYLLGLAVGRGADPAGAAARLGALAAAWPVELGAERPGGTPA; translated from the coding sequence ATGACGGTGTTGGACGACTGGGTGACGGCGGCCTGCGCCGAACTCGACCTGGACCCCGCCCAGGTGCCGGTGCCGGCCGTGCTCGACCTGGCCAGGGACGTGGCGCACCAGGTACTGCGGCCGGGCGCCCCCGTCACGGCGTACCTTCTCGGGCTGGCGGTCGGACGGGGCGCGGACCCGGCCGGCGCGGCGGCCCGGCTCGGCGCGCTGGCCGCCGCCTGGCCGGTCGAACTCGGCGCCGAACGGCCGGGCGGAACACCCGCCTGA
- a CDS encoding T3SS (YopN, CesT) and YbjN peptide-binding chaperone 1: MTADHPSAPSDDSPGTLPAHHEHILLDEPSTADLRAKVTQAWREFARALAERLTALPAGTHVELTLDPTASGTGDAVYSISVDVGEGGRLAARAVGNATLPQGYRLDRAAVADMVALGWSPPGVVEGSGEQFGLDGDTAEATRLAALLTRTLRDVYGAPHPAFLVYLIHDAEGEPLPVEALGTARSEFGPDRDVEADLDEALAAAAAAQAPEHDVAALAEQVRTVVSTMLKSDSDLLQVDSDGDINIRAGSAMVFVRVRDNPPLVDVFSPVLTEVEPTERLYVKLSELTNRMPIGRLYCADDTVWASIPVFGRNFQPTHLMLAVQVMTGLADELDDRLHGEFGGRRFFGEGDKPVNRDQDEHRTGMYL, encoded by the coding sequence ATGACGGCAGACCACCCCTCGGCGCCGAGCGACGACTCGCCCGGCACCCTGCCGGCGCACCACGAGCACATCCTGCTCGACGAGCCCAGTACGGCCGACCTGCGGGCCAAGGTCACCCAGGCCTGGCGGGAGTTCGCGCGGGCGTTGGCCGAGCGGTTGACGGCGCTGCCGGCGGGCACGCACGTCGAGCTGACCCTCGACCCCACCGCCTCCGGCACCGGCGACGCGGTCTACTCGATCAGTGTCGACGTCGGCGAGGGAGGCCGGCTGGCCGCCCGCGCGGTCGGCAACGCCACGCTGCCACAGGGCTACCGGCTGGACCGGGCCGCCGTGGCGGACATGGTCGCCCTCGGCTGGTCGCCACCCGGTGTGGTGGAGGGCTCCGGCGAGCAGTTCGGGCTGGACGGCGACACCGCCGAGGCGACCAGGCTGGCGGCCCTGCTCACCCGGACGCTGCGCGACGTCTACGGCGCCCCGCACCCGGCCTTCCTCGTCTACCTCATCCACGACGCCGAGGGCGAGCCGCTGCCGGTGGAGGCGCTGGGCACCGCGCGCAGCGAGTTCGGTCCCGACCGCGACGTCGAGGCCGACCTGGACGAGGCGCTGGCGGCGGCTGCCGCCGCCCAGGCGCCCGAGCACGACGTGGCCGCGCTCGCCGAGCAGGTCCGCACGGTCGTCTCGACCATGCTCAAGTCGGACTCGGACCTGTTGCAGGTCGACTCCGACGGCGACATCAACATCCGCGCCGGCTCGGCGATGGTCTTCGTCCGGGTCCGCGACAACCCACCGCTGGTGGACGTCTTCTCACCCGTGCTGACCGAGGTCGAGCCGACCGAACGGCTCTACGTGAAGCTCTCCGAGCTGACCAACCGGATGCCGATCGGCCGGCTCTACTGCGCCGACGACACCGTGTGGGCGTCCATTCCCGTCTTCGGCCGCAACTTCCAGCCCACCCACCTCATGCTCGCCGTCCAGGTGATGACCGGGCTGGCCGACGAGCTGGACGACCGCCTGCACGGCGAATTCGGCGGGAGGCGGTTCTTCGGCGAGGGGGACAAGCCCGTCAACCGGGACCAGGACGAACACCGCACCGGCATGTACCTCTGA